Proteins encoded in a region of the Xylocopa sonorina isolate GNS202 chromosome 11, iyXylSono1_principal, whole genome shotgun sequence genome:
- the Rbp gene encoding RIMS binding protein isoform X7 gives MLQCCGVGGGASTAPQAPQLQDTGSAVGITTSTKTTIMQDAVLESILDQMRETETRKAELERQHAEAQNQLREKIAGRYQGPESVEALQSKIRELEKKTELQMVRHEELSLELTSLRRARSRVPLVGHSTVPTTWPPAGTEIDRIIAKIEQDNSASRMVHDLEHTRGTITTQQPSVSQGILRSSSENLPNLGQHQHPPHPHALSLGMPTQMGHYAGSPMPLTPMMPGCPPLTPNGPPYHYSEPIPPAPSLSTSQSQPVFQQKIQQYQQPQPTHTELQSSHSQSTLQTQQKQQQTHTHYTSNQYQESYPHTQTYQQPLQQQQQPQQHPASTTYLTSSSQSVIPHYTQPTQTAQTFQLNGSQQATTYPSLSITSHLNGTYSTGAGSFSTQLSHHNFSVPQTSIPQTTLSSLPPYSTSSYHSTLGALTSVPQTVLPFSSVQSCFATSGSTYSTVGTNAFGTSGVSSGTTSTGLLQAISDPLQAMQQLSAQSQANQLQQQAIIQQIQQSLRASSPTAPATTGHHFLGPRQMPKIPSSILSNPLDRLTNDNIAPEGQVDMLDIPGKGKCYVYIARFTYEPFQHSPNENPEAELPVQGGDYLLVWGQPDEDGFLDAESLDGRRGLVPANFVQKLVGNDLLEFHQAVLGLRDVDDSASTNIPQCYLQDIDLELAALEEGNRNRQAELSAYAELDNIAEEDEQEPPVPAPQHLTLERQLNKSVLIGWTAPENTHQLESYHVYVDGVLKVTVKATERTRALVEGVDSTRPHRISVRSVTHTRRTSRDAACTMVIGKDVALGPTAVKASNVTATSAVISWMPSNSNHQHVVCVNNVEVRTVKPGVYRHTITGLAPSTIYRVTVKAKNLRATHFEDQNTQAANNLACHVHFKTLPKGLPDPPVDIQVEAGPQDGTLLVTWQPVALNGSAVTGYAVYADGKKVTDVDSPTGDHALVDIHKLMGLNPKHITVRTKSRESQSSDSCATAIPCSVLRGGTAAHLQHGSTHMQDQGQPQPSGVMQPDDPNRHRMGAVSQRYPSAPVPSHMRRHGTTRVDAHGQVIIETDENLSDKEIYPGQSMSQMGVPEITKDSASEANYSEEDDPSRRGRGMPIHHGGQHRYTSQMGQQALPGTHRPGRMVGPTGRPQDPYYDPPGSQRGRTSSYRGGRGMQAQGGAGHPSSSAQQINKRTRWFVALFDYDPKRMSPNPDACEEELPFSEGDTIKVYGDKDADGFYWGECHGRRGYVPYNMVEEIKDPNQPGQGQSGRRGRWGDIYTSMPVKKMIALYDYDPHELSPNVDSNVELAFQTGNEIYVYGDLDDDGFYMGELNGVRGLVPSNFLTEAPDQPPQGQLPSGNRRPPSQGQGPGVRGPPPPPREPPPPGHRRGKDACIVPVSVPVCHLDSRQQQQQQQQQQQQQQQQQPSLMNNQQHQLQHQQNNPPHLAYQQANHHSYTTVTTSNQHGSTPIGAHQQGPVPPHLQQQGKGRGGVINRGSNVPGGMQGPGQHMQQQDYQQQSQPYQQQQQQNPQNQNYPQQSQGYQQQGSGFGPQGQQFQQQQPQQQQQQQPPQQYSQQNQGSSMQSSQSTSKPMRGIPTVLPTPQAKAQQNTAQGQQQQQQQQSTGPNLMQKFTEMAGASAGGDILSKGKELIFMKFGLGK, from the exons ATGTTGCAGTGCTGTGGTGTTGGAGGTGGCGCTTCCACGGCACCTCAGGCTCCGCAGCTGCAGGATACTGGATCTGCTGTCGGGATTACCACCTCCACGAAAACCACCATCATGCAGGACGCAGTTCTTGAATCCATCCTCGAT CAAATGCGTGAAACGGAAACTCGAAAGGCAGAGTTGGAGCGGCAACATGCAGAAGCACAGAATCAGCTACGCGAAAAGATAGCAGGACGATATCAAGGTCCGGAATCGGTCGAAGCACTACAGTCGAAAATAAGGGAACTTGAGAAAAAGACAGAGTTACAAATGGTTAGACACGAGGAATTATCTTTGGAATTAACGAGTCTGAGACGTGCACGAAGCAGAGTCCCATTAGTGGGTCACTCAACGGTTCCCACTACTTGGCCTCCGGCTGGTACCGAAATCGACAGAATAATAGCAAAGATAGAACAAGATAATAG CGCTAGCAGGATGGTACACGATTTGGAGCATACTCGAGGAACCATTACTACGCAACAGCCCTCAGTTTCACAGGGTATTTTGCGATCTAGCTCCGAAAATCTTCCTAATCTCGGTCAACATCAACATCCACCTCATCCGCACGCTTTAAGCTTAGGAATGCCAACTCAGATGGGTCAC TACGCAGGTTCACCTATGCCCCTAACGCCAATGATGCCTGGCTGTCCTCCGTTGACTCCGAACGGGCCGCCATATCACTACAGCGAACCAATCCCACCGGCGCCGTCACTTTCTACCAGTCAATCGCAGCCTGTTTTCCAACAAAAGATACAACAGTATCAACAACCGCAACCAACTCATACGGAGTTACAAAGCTCTCATTCTCAAAGTACCCTGCAAACACAGCAGAAGCAACAACAAACGCACACCCATTATACGAGCAATCAATATCAGGAGAGTTATCCACATACGCAAACTTATCAGCAGCCGctccagcagcaacaacagccgcAACAACATCCGGCCTCTACAACGTACCTGACGTCATCGAGTCAAAGCGTAATACCTCATTATACGCAGCCCACGCAAACCGCCCAAACTTTTCAATTGAATGGAAGTCAACAG GCAACGACATATCCAAGTTTGTCCATTACGTCGCACCTAAATGGAACCTATAGTACGGGGGCGGGTAGTTTTAGTACTCAATTGTCGCATCACAACTTCTCAGTTCCACAAACGAGTATCCCACAAACCACGCTGTCCTCGCTGCCACCCTATTCGACGAGCTCCTATCATTCTACCCTGGGTGCGCTTACCAGTGTACCGCAAACCGTTCTTCCCTTCTCGAGTGTACAAAGCTGTTTCGCCACTAGCGGATCGACTTATTCCACCGTCGGGACCAATGCTTTTGGCACATCAGGTGTGAGCTCAG GAACCACATCAACGGGTTTGTTACAAGCCATAAGTGACCCTCTTCAAGCGATGCAGCAACTTTCCGCGCAGTCCCAAGCTAATCAGCTTCAACAACAGGCTATCATTCAACAGATCCAGCAAAGTTTACGCGCTAGTTCACCAACAGCTCCTGCTACAACTGGTCATCACTTTCTTGGTCCAAGGCAAATGCCAAAGATACCCAGTAGTATACTTTCTAATCCTTTGGATCGACTGACAAATGACAATATCGCGCCCGAGGGTCAAGTAGATATGCTGGATATACCCGGCAAGGGGAAATGTTACGTTTATATAGCTCGTTTCACTTACGAGCCGTTTCAGCACTCACCAAACGAAAATCCGGAAGCAGAGTTACCCGTTCAAGGTGGCGATTATCTTCTCGTTTGGGGGCAACCGGATGAAGATGGTTTTCTCGACGCGGAAAGCCTGGACGGTAGACGAGGCCTCGTCCCAGCAAACTTTGTTCAAAAATTAGTTGGCAACGATTTACTAGAATTTCATCAAGCTGTGCTTGGCCTTAGAGACGTCGACGATTCTGCTTCGACCAACATTCCTCAA TGTTACTTACAAGATATTGATCTCGAGTTAGCGGCCCTAGAAGAAGGAAACCGAAATCGACAAGCCGAATTGTCTGCGTACGCAGAGCTTGATAACATCGCAGAAGAAGACGAACAAGAACCACCAG TTCCGGCGCCGCAGCATCTCACTTTGGAGCGGCAACTGAACAAGAGCGTGTTAATCGGTTGGACAGCGCCAGAGAATACCCATCAGTTGGAATCATACCACGTCTACGTGGATGGGGTTCTAAAGGTTACCGTGAAAGCAACAGAAAGAACCAGAGCTTTGGTCGAAGGAGTTGATTCCACCAGG CCGCACAGAATAAGTGTACGTTCAGTGACACACACGAGGAGAACATCCCGGGATGCTGCATGTACGATGGTAATCGGTAAGGACGTCGCGTTGGGTCCAACCGCTGTGAAAGCATCGAACGTGACTGCTACCAGCGCTGTTATATCTTGGATGCCGAGTAACAGCAACCATCAACACGTAGTCTGCGTGAACAATGTTGAAGTAAGGACCGTGAAGCCTGGTGTTTACCGGCACACGATTACTGGTTTGGCACCATCGACAATCTACAGGGTGACCGTTAAAGCGAAAAATTTGAGAGCGACGCATTTCGAGGACCAAAACACTCAAGCGGCGAACAATTTAGCATGTCACGTCCATTTCAAAACGTTACCCAAAGGACTACCTGACCCTCCGGTCGATATCCAG GTGGAGGCTGGACCGCAGGACGGCACTTTGCTAGTGACCTGGCAGCCTGTTGCCCTAAACGGTTCGGCCGTCACCGGTTACGCGGTGTACGCCGATGGGAAAAAGGTCACCGACGTAGACAGCCCCACCGGTGACCACGCTTTGGTTGACATACACAAACTCATGGGCTTAAATCCAAAGCACATTACGGTCAGAACTAAAAGCAGAGAAAGTCAATCGAGCGACAGCTGTGCCACTGCCATTCCTTGTAGCGTTCTTCGTGGTGGTACCGCGGCTCATTTGCAACACGGATCTACGCACATGCAAGATCAAGGACAACCACAACCCTCCGGCGTTATGCAACCGGACGATCCGAACAGACATCGCATGGGGGCTGTAAGCCAAAGATACCCATCAGCTCCTGTACCCTCTCACATGAGAAGGCACGGAACTACTAGGGTTGATGCTCACGGTCAAGTCATAATCGAGACGGATGAAAATTTATCCGATAAAGAAATTTATCCTGGGCAAAGCATGTCCCAGATGG GAGTTCCAGAAATAACCAAAGATTCGGCAAGCGAAGCGAATTACAGCGAGGAAGACGATCCGTCACGTAGAGGTAGGGGGATGCCAATACATCACGGTGGACAACATcggtacacttcgcaaatgggaCAGCAAGCACTCCCTGGTACACATCGACCCGGAAGAATGGTGGGTCCTACAGGTAGACCTCAAGATCCTTATTACGATCCACCAG GAAGCCAACGAGGTAGAACCTCTAGCTATCgtggtggacgaggaatgcaagctCAAGGTGGTGCCGGTCATCCATCGAGCAGCGCTCAACAAATAAATAAGAGAACACGTTGGTTTGTTGCCCTGTTCGATTACGATCCTAAAAGAATGTCACCTAATCCAGATGCCTGCGAAGAGGAATTACCCTTCTCTGAGGGCGACACCATCaag GTGTACGGCGACAAAGATGCGGATGGATTTTATTGGGGAGAGTGTCatggtagacgaggatacgTTCCTTACAACATGGTCGAAGAAATTAAAGATCCGAATCAGCCTGGGCAGGGTCAATCGGGAAGGAGAGGAAGGTGGGGAGATATTTATACCAGTATGCCAGTGAAGAAGATGATAGCACTGTATGATTACGACCCTCACGAATTATCTCCGAACGTTGACTCT AACGTAGAGCTGGCGTTCCAAACTGGGAACGAGATTTATGTATACGGTGATTTGGACGACGATGGATTCTATATGGGCGAATTAAACGGAGTACGTGGTTTAGTTCCAAGCAATTTTCTCACCGAAGCACCAGATCAACCGCCACAAGGCCAACTTCCATCGGGAAATAGAAGACCTCCTAGTCAAGGTCAAGGACCGGGAGTGAGAGGACCACCTCCCCCACCGCGAGAACCTCCACCTCCTGGTCATCGACGAGGCAAAG ATGCCTGCATTGTGCCTGTGTCTGTCCCTGTCTGTCACTTAGACTCtagacaacaacaacaacaacaacaacaacaacaacaacaacaacaacaacaacaaccatCACTAATGAATAACCAACAACATCAACTCCAACATCAACAAAACAATCCACCGCATCTAGCGTACCAACAAGCGAATCACCACAGCTACACGACTGTAACTACGTCCAACCAACATGGGTCTACACCCATAGGTGCCCATCAGCAAGGTCCCGTACCACCCCACCTTCAACAACAG GGGAAGGGGAGGGGAGGCGTGATCAATCGTGGTAGTAATGTGCCGGGAGGTATGCAAGGCCCTGGACAACATATGCAACAACAAGATTATCAGCAGCAGAGCCAACCGtatcaacagcaacagcagcaaaaTCCGCAGAACCAAAATTATCCGCAACAGAGTCAAGGATATCAACAGCAAGGTTCGGGATTTGGCCCGCAGGGCCAACAATTCCAACAGCAACAGCctcagcaacaacaacagcaacaaccaCCTCAACAGTATTCGCAACAGAACCAGGGTTCTTCCATGCAAAGCAGCCAGAGTACGAGCAAGCCGATGAGGGGAATACCAACCGTATTACCGACACCTCAAGCGAAGGCCCAACAGAACACTGCGCAGggacagcaacaacaacaacagcagcaaagTACAGGGCCGAACTTGATGCAAAAATTCACGGAGATGGCCGGTGCGAGCGCTGGTGGCGATATCCTGTCGAAAGGAAAAGAACTGATTTTCATGAAGTTCGGGCTAGGCAAGTGA
- the Rbp gene encoding RIMS binding protein isoform X9, giving the protein MLQCCGVGGGASTAPQAPQLQDTGSAVGITTSTKTTIMQDAVLESILDQMRETETRKAELERQHAEAQNQLREKIAGRYQGPESVEALQSKIRELEKKTELQMVRHEELSLELTSLRRARSRVPLVGHSTVPTTWPPAGTEIDRIIAKIEQDNSASRMVHDLEHTRGTITTQQPSVSQGILRSSSENLPNLGQHQHPPHPHALSLGMPTQMGHYAGSPMPLTPMMPGCPPLTPNGPPYHYSEPIPPAPSLSTSQSQPVFQQKIQQYQQPQPTHTELQSSHSQSTLQTQQKQQQTHTHYTSNQYQESYPHTQTYQQPLQQQQQPQQHPASTTYLTSSSQSVIPHYTQPTQTAQTFQLNGSQQFDLEINNDPCIQATTYPSLSITSHLNGTYSTGAGSFSTQLSHHNFSVPQTSIPQTTLSSLPPYSTSSYHSTLGALTSVPQTVLPFSSVQSCFATSGSTYSTVGTNAFGTSGVSSGTTSTGLLQAISDPLQAMQQLSAQSQANQLQQQAIIQQIQQSLRASSPTAPATTGHHFLGPRQMPKIPSSILSNPLDRLTNDNIAPEGQVDMLDIPGKGKCYVYIARFTYEPFQHSPNENPEAELPVQGGDYLLVWGQPDEDGFLDAESLDGRRGLVPANFVQKLVGNDLLEFHQAVLGLRDVDDSASTNIPQVSNCYLQDIDLELAALEEGNRNRQAELSAYAELDNIAEEDEQEPPEVYLFSDLVPAPQHLTLERQLNKSVLIGWTAPENTHQLESYHVYVDGVLKVTVKATERTRALVEGVDSTRPHRISVRSVTHTRRTSRDAACTMVIGKDVALGPTAVKASNVTATSAVISWMPSNSNHQHVVCVNNVEVRTVKPGVYRHTITGLAPSTIYRVTVKAKNLRATHFEDQNTQAANNLACHVHFKTLPKGLPDPPVDIQVEAGPQDGTLLVTWQPVALNGSAVTGYAVYADGKKVTDVDSPTGDHALVDIHKLMGLNPKHITVRTKSRESQSSDSCATAIPCSVLRGGTAAHLQHGSTHMQDQGQPQPSGVMQPDDPNRHRMGAVSQRYPSAPVPSHMRRHGTTRVDAHGQVIIETDENLSDKEIYPGQSMSQMGVPEITKDSASEANYSEEDDPSRRGRGMPIHHGGQHRYTSQMGQQALPGTHRPGRMVGPTGRPQDPYYDPPGSQRGRTSSYRGGRGMQAQGGAGHPSSSAQQINKRTRWFVALFDYDPKRMSPNPDACEEELPFSEGDTIKVYGDKDADGFYWGECHGRRGYVPYNMVEEIKDPNQPGQGQSGRRGRWGDIYTSMPVKKMIALYDYDPHELSPNVDSNVELAFQTGNEIYVYGDLDDDGFYMGELNGVRGLVPSNFLTEAPDQPPQGQLPSGNRRPPSQGQGPGVRGPPPPPREPPPPGHRRGKGEGEGRRDQSW; this is encoded by the exons ATGTTGCAGTGCTGTGGTGTTGGAGGTGGCGCTTCCACGGCACCTCAGGCTCCGCAGCTGCAGGATACTGGATCTGCTGTCGGGATTACCACCTCCACGAAAACCACCATCATGCAGGACGCAGTTCTTGAATCCATCCTCGAT CAAATGCGTGAAACGGAAACTCGAAAGGCAGAGTTGGAGCGGCAACATGCAGAAGCACAGAATCAGCTACGCGAAAAGATAGCAGGACGATATCAAGGTCCGGAATCGGTCGAAGCACTACAGTCGAAAATAAGGGAACTTGAGAAAAAGACAGAGTTACAAATGGTTAGACACGAGGAATTATCTTTGGAATTAACGAGTCTGAGACGTGCACGAAGCAGAGTCCCATTAGTGGGTCACTCAACGGTTCCCACTACTTGGCCTCCGGCTGGTACCGAAATCGACAGAATAATAGCAAAGATAGAACAAGATAATAG CGCTAGCAGGATGGTACACGATTTGGAGCATACTCGAGGAACCATTACTACGCAACAGCCCTCAGTTTCACAGGGTATTTTGCGATCTAGCTCCGAAAATCTTCCTAATCTCGGTCAACATCAACATCCACCTCATCCGCACGCTTTAAGCTTAGGAATGCCAACTCAGATGGGTCAC TACGCAGGTTCACCTATGCCCCTAACGCCAATGATGCCTGGCTGTCCTCCGTTGACTCCGAACGGGCCGCCATATCACTACAGCGAACCAATCCCACCGGCGCCGTCACTTTCTACCAGTCAATCGCAGCCTGTTTTCCAACAAAAGATACAACAGTATCAACAACCGCAACCAACTCATACGGAGTTACAAAGCTCTCATTCTCAAAGTACCCTGCAAACACAGCAGAAGCAACAACAAACGCACACCCATTATACGAGCAATCAATATCAGGAGAGTTATCCACATACGCAAACTTATCAGCAGCCGctccagcagcaacaacagccgcAACAACATCCGGCCTCTACAACGTACCTGACGTCATCGAGTCAAAGCGTAATACCTCATTATACGCAGCCCACGCAAACCGCCCAAACTTTTCAATTGAATGGAAGTCAACAG TTTGATTTAGAAATTAACAACGATCCGTGTATACAGGCAACGACATATCCAAGTTTGTCCATTACGTCGCACCTAAATGGAACCTATAGTACGGGGGCGGGTAGTTTTAGTACTCAATTGTCGCATCACAACTTCTCAGTTCCACAAACGAGTATCCCACAAACCACGCTGTCCTCGCTGCCACCCTATTCGACGAGCTCCTATCATTCTACCCTGGGTGCGCTTACCAGTGTACCGCAAACCGTTCTTCCCTTCTCGAGTGTACAAAGCTGTTTCGCCACTAGCGGATCGACTTATTCCACCGTCGGGACCAATGCTTTTGGCACATCAGGTGTGAGCTCAG GAACCACATCAACGGGTTTGTTACAAGCCATAAGTGACCCTCTTCAAGCGATGCAGCAACTTTCCGCGCAGTCCCAAGCTAATCAGCTTCAACAACAGGCTATCATTCAACAGATCCAGCAAAGTTTACGCGCTAGTTCACCAACAGCTCCTGCTACAACTGGTCATCACTTTCTTGGTCCAAGGCAAATGCCAAAGATACCCAGTAGTATACTTTCTAATCCTTTGGATCGACTGACAAATGACAATATCGCGCCCGAGGGTCAAGTAGATATGCTGGATATACCCGGCAAGGGGAAATGTTACGTTTATATAGCTCGTTTCACTTACGAGCCGTTTCAGCACTCACCAAACGAAAATCCGGAAGCAGAGTTACCCGTTCAAGGTGGCGATTATCTTCTCGTTTGGGGGCAACCGGATGAAGATGGTTTTCTCGACGCGGAAAGCCTGGACGGTAGACGAGGCCTCGTCCCAGCAAACTTTGTTCAAAAATTAGTTGGCAACGATTTACTAGAATTTCATCAAGCTGTGCTTGGCCTTAGAGACGTCGACGATTCTGCTTCGACCAACATTCCTCAAGTGAGCAAT TGTTACTTACAAGATATTGATCTCGAGTTAGCGGCCCTAGAAGAAGGAAACCGAAATCGACAAGCCGAATTGTCTGCGTACGCAGAGCTTGATAACATCGCAGAAGAAGACGAACAAGAACCACCAG AAGTCTACCTGTTTTCGGACCTAGTTCCGGCGCCGCAGCATCTCACTTTGGAGCGGCAACTGAACAAGAGCGTGTTAATCGGTTGGACAGCGCCAGAGAATACCCATCAGTTGGAATCATACCACGTCTACGTGGATGGGGTTCTAAAGGTTACCGTGAAAGCAACAGAAAGAACCAGAGCTTTGGTCGAAGGAGTTGATTCCACCAGG CCGCACAGAATAAGTGTACGTTCAGTGACACACACGAGGAGAACATCCCGGGATGCTGCATGTACGATGGTAATCGGTAAGGACGTCGCGTTGGGTCCAACCGCTGTGAAAGCATCGAACGTGACTGCTACCAGCGCTGTTATATCTTGGATGCCGAGTAACAGCAACCATCAACACGTAGTCTGCGTGAACAATGTTGAAGTAAGGACCGTGAAGCCTGGTGTTTACCGGCACACGATTACTGGTTTGGCACCATCGACAATCTACAGGGTGACCGTTAAAGCGAAAAATTTGAGAGCGACGCATTTCGAGGACCAAAACACTCAAGCGGCGAACAATTTAGCATGTCACGTCCATTTCAAAACGTTACCCAAAGGACTACCTGACCCTCCGGTCGATATCCAG GTGGAGGCTGGACCGCAGGACGGCACTTTGCTAGTGACCTGGCAGCCTGTTGCCCTAAACGGTTCGGCCGTCACCGGTTACGCGGTGTACGCCGATGGGAAAAAGGTCACCGACGTAGACAGCCCCACCGGTGACCACGCTTTGGTTGACATACACAAACTCATGGGCTTAAATCCAAAGCACATTACGGTCAGAACTAAAAGCAGAGAAAGTCAATCGAGCGACAGCTGTGCCACTGCCATTCCTTGTAGCGTTCTTCGTGGTGGTACCGCGGCTCATTTGCAACACGGATCTACGCACATGCAAGATCAAGGACAACCACAACCCTCCGGCGTTATGCAACCGGACGATCCGAACAGACATCGCATGGGGGCTGTAAGCCAAAGATACCCATCAGCTCCTGTACCCTCTCACATGAGAAGGCACGGAACTACTAGGGTTGATGCTCACGGTCAAGTCATAATCGAGACGGATGAAAATTTATCCGATAAAGAAATTTATCCTGGGCAAAGCATGTCCCAGATGG GAGTTCCAGAAATAACCAAAGATTCGGCAAGCGAAGCGAATTACAGCGAGGAAGACGATCCGTCACGTAGAGGTAGGGGGATGCCAATACATCACGGTGGACAACATcggtacacttcgcaaatgggaCAGCAAGCACTCCCTGGTACACATCGACCCGGAAGAATGGTGGGTCCTACAGGTAGACCTCAAGATCCTTATTACGATCCACCAG GAAGCCAACGAGGTAGAACCTCTAGCTATCgtggtggacgaggaatgcaagctCAAGGTGGTGCCGGTCATCCATCGAGCAGCGCTCAACAAATAAATAAGAGAACACGTTGGTTTGTTGCCCTGTTCGATTACGATCCTAAAAGAATGTCACCTAATCCAGATGCCTGCGAAGAGGAATTACCCTTCTCTGAGGGCGACACCATCaag GTGTACGGCGACAAAGATGCGGATGGATTTTATTGGGGAGAGTGTCatggtagacgaggatacgTTCCTTACAACATGGTCGAAGAAATTAAAGATCCGAATCAGCCTGGGCAGGGTCAATCGGGAAGGAGAGGAAGGTGGGGAGATATTTATACCAGTATGCCAGTGAAGAAGATGATAGCACTGTATGATTACGACCCTCACGAATTATCTCCGAACGTTGACTCT AACGTAGAGCTGGCGTTCCAAACTGGGAACGAGATTTATGTATACGGTGATTTGGACGACGATGGATTCTATATGGGCGAATTAAACGGAGTACGTGGTTTAGTTCCAAGCAATTTTCTCACCGAAGCACCAGATCAACCGCCACAAGGCCAACTTCCATCGGGAAATAGAAGACCTCCTAGTCAAGGTCAAGGACCGGGAGTGAGAGGACCACCTCCCCCACCGCGAGAACCTCCACCTCCTGGTCATCGACGAGGCAAAG GGGAAGGGGAGGGGAGGCGTGATCAATCGTGGTAG